In Pseudomonas lalkuanensis, the following are encoded in one genomic region:
- a CDS encoding xanthine dehydrogenase family protein molybdopterin-binding subunit — MSTPEISRRAFLQGSVVAGIGITLAPLGSKAFAALFEEQVTRGPEPWHTAGGQARGRIDGVSKVCGGKVFARDIRAKDMPGWPQQQGHALLIKATRADHLYQGIDLSMLGDELKPDRVVTAADLARDGIAFPEGHSPDPFLPEGQVPMFIGHPVALLIWKDFDRYRRAKNILKFNEKVVRYGAQAPLFQRDPYGSFRFVRVGGATPFEPDTFSSLKDSMLFPLIRERKPTWGAGNPTGDLTAQGIYHAEQMQSKLANPPEGWMVFDERFKTQSIEPAALEADNGNGWYDPATGTLHFVVATQCPFEVAEQTAHMLAPSRFKVTKLNMHPGYTVGYGSKDNNIFVFYAALAAMYGDGVPVRLANDRYEQFQSGIKRHPFDMHYQLAVKKDDLSFQIFRAHMDVDGGGRINYSPSVAAVGATAAQSIYYLPQSDLAATAYHSRGVEAGSMRGYGTLQTMAATEMMVDEVAQRLGVDPIELRKKNVFKSGMKNTQGAIPAGALRLEEILDKAAQHEVWKNRDARKREEEAKDPDNHYGVGFAICQKDFGTGSEAPMASIEFTADGRVTLRQIAIDMGTGMATSQALLVADYLGRPAHEIRTGVTEWSELALTTSGNPYLISQSEQDAALKNPRWVGKLASPSSATNSAYYSGHGTREAARILFNHGLWPAALAIWGRGEFGGMANPYVVRREDANWVEGKLTANGLPPIPFELLAHKAHELGLVTGVSVHGFNRWAWAEGEFEIDGKRDTFPLDAVAVKYGDGAPKEKKAKMTSHGFHLLDRTAISYPPTQLNNAMVTYYSPVATLVEVKVNKGSGEARVINHHSWLECGRVIVPELVLGQLEGGIAMGIGHALLEEMPLYEGGPGEGTWNFNRYQLPRAKDCAVWTQTAEILPPLSPSDPAKGIAEVVMIPVVGAIVNAVAHATGKRLRDLPLTPARIKEALHG, encoded by the coding sequence ATGTCCACTCCTGAAATATCCCGCCGCGCCTTCCTCCAAGGCAGCGTCGTCGCCGGTATCGGCATCACTCTCGCGCCGCTCGGCAGCAAGGCTTTTGCCGCGCTGTTCGAAGAACAGGTCACCCGTGGCCCCGAGCCCTGGCACACCGCTGGCGGGCAGGCCCGTGGGCGGATCGATGGTGTCAGCAAGGTCTGCGGCGGCAAGGTGTTCGCCCGCGACATCCGCGCCAAGGACATGCCCGGTTGGCCGCAGCAGCAGGGCCATGCGCTGCTGATCAAGGCCACCCGCGCCGACCACCTGTACCAGGGCATCGACCTGTCGATGCTGGGGGATGAGCTGAAGCCCGACCGCGTGGTGACCGCCGCGGACCTGGCCCGGGACGGCATCGCCTTCCCCGAAGGCCACAGCCCGGACCCATTCCTGCCGGAAGGTCAGGTGCCCATGTTCATCGGCCATCCGGTGGCGCTGCTGATCTGGAAGGACTTCGACCGTTATCGCCGGGCCAAGAACATCCTCAAGTTCAACGAGAAAGTGGTGCGCTACGGTGCCCAGGCTCCGTTGTTCCAGCGCGATCCCTACGGCAGCTTCCGCTTCGTCCGCGTTGGCGGCGCCACGCCGTTCGAGCCGGATACCTTCTCCAGCCTGAAGGACAGCATGCTGTTCCCGCTGATCCGCGAGCGCAAACCCACCTGGGGCGCCGGCAACCCAACGGGCGACCTGACCGCCCAGGGCATCTACCACGCTGAGCAGATGCAGTCGAAGCTGGCCAATCCGCCGGAAGGCTGGATGGTCTTCGACGAGCGCTTCAAGACCCAGTCCATCGAGCCCGCCGCCCTGGAAGCGGACAACGGCAACGGCTGGTACGACCCGGCCACCGGCACCCTGCATTTCGTCGTGGCCACCCAGTGCCCCTTCGAAGTGGCCGAACAGACCGCGCACATGCTGGCGCCGTCCCGCTTCAAGGTCACGAAGCTGAACATGCACCCCGGCTACACCGTGGGCTACGGCTCCAAGGACAACAACATCTTCGTCTTCTACGCCGCCCTGGCCGCCATGTACGGCGACGGCGTACCGGTGCGCCTGGCCAATGACCGCTACGAGCAGTTCCAGAGCGGCATCAAGCGCCACCCCTTCGACATGCACTACCAGCTGGCGGTGAAGAAGGACGATCTGTCGTTCCAGATCTTCCGCGCCCACATGGACGTCGACGGCGGTGGCCGCATCAACTACAGCCCCTCGGTAGCCGCCGTGGGCGCCACCGCCGCGCAGTCCATCTATTACCTGCCGCAGAGCGACCTGGCCGCCACCGCTTATCACTCCCGTGGCGTCGAAGCCGGCTCCATGCGTGGCTACGGCACCCTGCAGACCATGGCCGCCACCGAGATGATGGTGGACGAGGTGGCCCAGCGCCTGGGTGTCGACCCCATCGAGCTGCGCAAGAAGAACGTCTTCAAGTCCGGCATGAAGAACACCCAGGGTGCGATCCCCGCCGGTGCCCTGCGCCTGGAGGAAATCCTCGACAAGGCCGCGCAGCACGAGGTCTGGAAGAACCGCGACGCGCGCAAGCGCGAGGAAGAAGCCAAGGACCCGGATAACCACTACGGCGTCGGTTTCGCCATCTGCCAGAAGGACTTCGGCACGGGCTCCGAAGCGCCCATGGCGAGCATCGAGTTCACCGCCGATGGACGCGTGACGCTGCGCCAGATCGCCATCGACATGGGCACCGGCATGGCCACCTCCCAGGCCCTGCTGGTGGCCGACTACCTGGGCCGCCCGGCGCATGAAATCCGCACCGGTGTCACCGAGTGGTCCGAACTGGCCCTGACCACCAGCGGCAACCCCTACCTGATCAGCCAGTCCGAGCAGGACGCCGCCCTGAAGAACCCGCGCTGGGTCGGCAAGCTGGCATCGCCGTCCTCGGCGACCAACTCGGCCTACTACTCCGGCCACGGCACCCGCGAGGCCGCGCGCATCCTCTTCAACCACGGCCTGTGGCCGGCGGCGCTGGCCATCTGGGGGCGCGGCGAATTTGGCGGCATGGCCAACCCCTACGTGGTACGCCGCGAGGACGCCAACTGGGTGGAAGGCAAGCTCACCGCCAACGGCCTGCCGCCGATTCCCTTCGAGCTGCTGGCGCACAAGGCCCATGAACTGGGCCTGGTCACCGGCGTCAGCGTCCACGGTTTCAACCGCTGGGCCTGGGCCGAGGGCGAATTCGAGATCGACGGCAAGCGCGACACCTTCCCGCTGGACGCGGTAGCCGTGAAGTACGGCGACGGTGCGCCCAAGGAGAAGAAGGCGAAAATGACCAGTCACGGTTTCCACCTGCTGGACCGCACCGCCATCAGCTACCCGCCGACCCAGCTGAACAACGCCATGGTCACCTACTACAGCCCGGTCGCCACCCTGGTCGAGGTGAAGGTGAACAAGGGCAGCGGCGAGGCGCGGGTGATCAATCACCATTCCTGGCTGGAGTGCGGCCGGGTCATCGTGCCGGAACTCGTGCTCGGTCAGCTCGAAGGCGGCATCGCCATGGGCATCGGCCACGCGCTGCTGGAAGAAATGCCGCTGTACGAGGGCGGCCCCGGCGAAGGCACCTGGAACTTCAACCGTTACCAGCTGCCCCGCGCCAAGGACTGCGCAGTCTGGACACAGACCGCCGAAATCCTCCCACCGCTGTCGCCCAGCGACCCGGCCAAGGGCATTGCCGAAGTGGTGATGATCCCCGTGGTCGGCGCCATCGTGAATGCCGTGGCCCACGCCACCGGCAAGCGCCTGCGCGACCTTCCCCTGACCCCGGCCCGCATCAAGGAGGCCCTCCATGGCTAA
- a CDS encoding (2Fe-2S)-binding protein codes for MAKRALSMTLNGQAVGPFTVDDDLMMIEFLHEYLNLTGSRLGCGQGVCHACVAILDKPDGTSEEIRTCITGAHFFDGKKVRTVEGHARRDEKGEVTGLNPIQQKFIDQFAFQCSYCTPGYVNAATVLVEKLQRQPVKRSELEGEIEHALGNHICRCTGYVRYYNAAREVVEGLGLVKEG; via the coding sequence ATGGCTAAGCGCGCCCTCAGCATGACCCTCAACGGCCAGGCCGTCGGTCCGTTCACCGTGGACGACGACCTGATGATGATCGAGTTCCTCCACGAATACCTGAACCTCACCGGCTCGCGCCTCGGCTGCGGCCAGGGCGTCTGCCATGCCTGCGTGGCGATTCTCGACAAGCCGGACGGCACCAGTGAGGAAATCCGCACCTGCATCACCGGCGCACATTTCTTCGACGGCAAGAAGGTGCGCACCGTCGAAGGACACGCCAGGCGCGATGAAAAAGGCGAAGTGACCGGGCTGAACCCGATCCAGCAGAAGTTCATCGACCAGTTCGCGTTCCAGTGCAGCTACTGCACCCCCGGCTACGTCAACGCCGCCACCGTGCTGGTGGAAAAGCTCCAGCGCCAGCCGGTCAAGCGCAGCGAACTGGAAGGGGAGATCGAGCACGCCCTGGGCAACCACATCTGCCGCTGCACCGGCTATGTCCGCTACTACAACGCCGCGCGTGAAGTGGTGGAAGGCCTCGGCCTGGTCAAGGAGGGTTGA
- a CDS encoding cytochrome c, producing the protein MRSLILAVLLLPLAAKAAEQPADKALIERGKYLARAADCVACHSIEGGAEYAGGLPLVSPFGTIYGTNITPDKEHGIGDYSADDFFKAVTQGERKDGGKLYPAMPYTSYHLLKREDSDAIYAYLMSLEPIAKPSPKTELAFPFNVRFGMTFWNMLYKNRVQLEAADGKGEEWQRGQYLVEVLGHCGECHTPRNAVGALQQDLRMSGGVILGYEAPSLLAKDLAERGWTTDDLSTFLKHGISDQGSVFNEMYPVLHHSTQYLPQDDHRAMATYLLGEQPPEPRKIVAVAEAQLGESAARGRQQYLNVCAGCHGAEGEGVPHVAVAMNGNTTLRLADSRNLLRVIDDGIRAQQFTGFERMQPMPGFRDKLDDGQMRDLLNYLRQTWGGLDGEVGPERVAELRGEAPSH; encoded by the coding sequence ATGCGTTCGCTTATCCTCGCGGTACTGCTGCTGCCGCTGGCCGCCAAGGCCGCTGAACAGCCGGCGGACAAGGCGCTGATCGAGCGCGGCAAGTACCTGGCCCGCGCCGCCGACTGCGTGGCCTGCCACAGCATCGAAGGCGGCGCCGAGTACGCCGGCGGCTTGCCGCTGGTGTCACCGTTCGGCACCATCTACGGCACCAACATCACCCCGGACAAGGAGCACGGTATCGGCGACTACAGCGCCGACGACTTCTTCAAGGCGGTGACCCAGGGTGAGCGCAAGGACGGCGGCAAGCTGTACCCGGCCATGCCTTATACCTCCTACCACCTGCTCAAGCGAGAAGACTCCGACGCCATCTACGCCTACCTGATGAGCCTGGAGCCGATCGCCAAACCGAGCCCGAAGACCGAGCTGGCCTTCCCCTTCAACGTGCGCTTCGGCATGACCTTCTGGAACATGCTGTACAAGAACCGCGTGCAGCTCGAAGCGGCCGATGGCAAGGGCGAGGAATGGCAGCGTGGCCAGTATCTGGTGGAAGTGCTCGGCCACTGCGGCGAGTGCCACACCCCGCGCAACGCTGTCGGCGCCCTGCAGCAGGATCTGCGCATGAGCGGCGGCGTGATCCTGGGCTACGAGGCTCCCAGCCTGCTGGCCAAGGACCTGGCCGAGCGCGGCTGGACCACGGACGATCTGTCCACCTTCCTCAAGCACGGCATCAGCGACCAGGGCTCGGTTTTCAACGAGATGTACCCGGTGCTGCATCACAGCACCCAGTACCTGCCGCAGGATGACCATCGCGCCATGGCCACCTACCTGCTGGGCGAACAGCCGCCGGAGCCGCGCAAGATCGTTGCCGTGGCCGAGGCCCAGCTGGGCGAAAGCGCCGCCCGTGGCCGCCAGCAGTACCTCAACGTCTGTGCCGGCTGCCATGGCGCGGAAGGCGAGGGCGTGCCCCACGTGGCGGTCGCCATGAACGGCAACACGACCCTGCGCCTGGCCGACTCCCGCAACCTGCTGCGGGTGATCGACGACGGTATCCGCGCGCAGCAGTTCACCGGCTTCGAACGGATGCAGCCAATGCCGGGCTTCAGGGATAAACTCGACGACGGCCAGATGCGCGATCTGCTCAACTACCTGCGTCAGACCTGGGGCGGACTCGACGGTGAGGTGGGCCCCGAGCGGGTGGCGGAATTGCGCGGCGAAGCCCCGTCCCACTGA
- a CDS encoding XdhC family protein, which translates to MQHLDLLVVRKALEWSTSGQRVWLCTVLATYGSAPRAPGSLLAATADGHWIGSLSGGCVEDDFLERLVAGAFPEPVQLVRYGDGSDTHSSIRLPCGGILDVLVENLPSDCDVQAHLRELESALAGQRRLIREVSVPDGARRLLPDRDHGPRVEREDGLLRLRVGAAQRLLLAGYSTVAQVCAEFGQSLGFEVVLCDPRDEALQGVELPGVEIRRELPSEFIRRGGCHADTAVVALTHDPKIDDLAMIEAVRTEAFYIGVMGSMATSTKRMERLRRVGGLSEAEIARIIAPIGLNLGSKTPSEIALAVMADILRVRNGIARERV; encoded by the coding sequence ATGCAACACCTCGACCTGCTGGTGGTGCGCAAGGCCCTGGAGTGGTCCACCTCCGGCCAGCGCGTGTGGCTCTGCACTGTCCTTGCCACGTACGGCTCGGCGCCCCGCGCGCCGGGCTCGCTGCTGGCGGCCACCGCCGATGGGCACTGGATAGGCTCGCTGTCTGGCGGCTGCGTCGAGGATGACTTCCTCGAACGCCTGGTCGCCGGTGCCTTCCCCGAGCCGGTGCAACTGGTGCGCTATGGCGATGGCAGCGACACCCATTCGTCGATCCGCCTGCCCTGCGGCGGCATCCTCGACGTGCTGGTGGAAAACCTGCCCTCCGATTGCGACGTGCAGGCCCACCTGCGCGAACTGGAAAGCGCCCTGGCGGGTCAGCGCCGACTGATTCGCGAGGTGTCCGTGCCCGACGGCGCACGGCGCCTGCTGCCCGACCGCGATCACGGCCCCCGGGTGGAGCGCGAGGACGGGCTGCTGCGCCTGCGCGTCGGTGCTGCCCAGCGGCTGCTGCTGGCGGGGTATTCCACGGTCGCCCAGGTGTGCGCCGAGTTCGGCCAGAGCCTGGGCTTTGAAGTGGTGCTCTGCGACCCGCGTGACGAAGCTTTGCAGGGCGTCGAGCTGCCGGGCGTGGAAATCCGCCGTGAACTGCCCTCGGAGTTCATCCGCCGGGGGGGCTGCCACGCCGACACCGCTGTGGTCGCCCTGACCCACGATCCGAAGATCGACGACCTGGCGATGATCGAAGCGGTGCGCACCGAAGCCTTTTATATCGGCGTGATGGGCTCCATGGCCACCAGCACCAAGCGCATGGAGCGCCTGCGCCGGGTGGGCGGGCTGAGCGAGGCGGAAATCGCCCGCATCATCGCCCCCATCGGCCTCAATCTGGGCAGCAAGACCCCGTCCGAAATCGCCCTGGCGGTGATGGCGGATATCCTGCGGGTGCGCAATGGGATTGCGCGGGAAAGGGTTTGA